In a single window of the Hoyosella subflava DQS3-9A1 genome:
- a CDS encoding anti-sigma-D factor RsdA, producing MSGGVPGEESGVPDISDLLHDDAFLDALSQGSVVDTATDDERELAALLLQWRDDVVAAPMPAGPDLDEVQRVVSDSGVVQALPVHRSRRPARWMTSVAGVAAAAAFVIGGVAVISQSAQPGDPLWGFRQAIHGADETTVMVASLRSELDQAERALDSGDVQRAKEILDSVAPQLGSVGGRDQDELSEKFQNLSERVDRHPDRADVAPVTTSPKRTTGPESTRATAPAPVELPTFTFDPEVLRTVPLPPITEFPLPPFIPQPQLPAEPPPEVTIPPEILRLPPVEVPIEPPPPAETTPPPTTTAAPPAEPTTTVPTTTGRVPTALQPTVTSVPTVDVPSILEQLPLLPDDPRLRPGN from the coding sequence ATGAGCGGAGGCGTGCCGGGTGAGGAATCCGGTGTGCCCGACATCAGCGACTTGCTTCACGATGACGCATTTTTGGACGCACTTTCACAGGGCAGTGTCGTCGACACGGCAACTGACGACGAGCGTGAGCTAGCGGCACTCTTGCTGCAATGGCGTGATGACGTTGTCGCGGCGCCGATGCCTGCCGGACCAGACCTCGATGAGGTGCAGCGCGTTGTCAGTGATTCGGGTGTGGTTCAGGCCCTTCCCGTGCATAGGTCGCGTCGTCCAGCCCGCTGGATGACCTCGGTGGCGGGTGTTGCGGCTGCGGCTGCTTTCGTCATCGGTGGCGTCGCTGTGATCTCACAGAGTGCGCAGCCGGGTGATCCGCTCTGGGGCTTCCGTCAGGCGATTCATGGTGCCGATGAGACAACCGTGATGGTGGCGAGCCTCCGCAGCGAACTCGATCAGGCTGAACGCGCGCTTGACAGTGGCGACGTTCAGCGTGCCAAGGAGATCCTCGACTCGGTAGCGCCGCAGCTTGGCTCCGTTGGTGGACGTGACCAGGACGAACTCAGTGAGAAGTTCCAGAATCTCAGTGAGCGGGTCGACCGGCATCCCGACCGCGCCGATGTTGCACCGGTGACGACTTCACCGAAACGAACAACCGGTCCGGAATCCACTCGGGCGACAGCGCCTGCGCCAGTCGAGCTGCCCACGTTCACCTTCGATCCCGAGGTGCTCAGGACAGTTCCGCTACCGCCGATTACCGAATTCCCGCTGCCGCCGTTCATCCCGCAGCCGCAACTGCCGGCAGAGCCGCCTCCTGAAGTGACAATACCGCCAGAGATTCTGCGGCTCCCGCCGGTGGAGGTCCCGATCGAGCCGCCTCCGCCTGCGGAGACGACGCCACCGCCGACCACCACAGCGGCTCCGCCTGCGGAGCCGACCACGACGGTCCCGACAACAACCGGCCGGGTGCCGACGGCGCTGCAACCTACGGTGACGTCGGTACCAACCGTGGATGTGCCGTCGATTCTCGAGCAGCTTCCGTTGCTGCCAGATGATCCGCGATTGCGTCCCGGCAACTGA
- a CDS encoding sigma-70 family RNA polymerase sigma factor, protein MKMSDEDLSLAVVAAGRGDRVALSTVLEAIRPAVVRYCRARVGIGERGHVSADDVAQEVCMAVMTALPRYQDQGRPFMSFVYGIAAHKVADAHRSSARNRQDPTEDMPDFASGDDGPEDHALLSESSRRVQELLNSLSPEQREILILRVIEGVSAQEAAEIVGSTAGAVRVAQHRALAKLKKAMGRVGDIDG, encoded by the coding sequence ATGAAGATGTCAGATGAGGATCTCAGCCTTGCCGTTGTGGCCGCAGGCCGTGGCGACAGGGTTGCCCTCTCGACTGTTTTGGAGGCAATACGGCCCGCGGTAGTTCGCTACTGCCGGGCTCGGGTTGGCATCGGAGAACGCGGGCATGTGTCCGCGGACGATGTGGCGCAGGAGGTGTGCATGGCGGTCATGACGGCATTGCCCCGGTATCAGGACCAGGGTCGCCCGTTCATGTCTTTCGTGTACGGCATTGCTGCACACAAGGTTGCCGATGCGCACCGGAGTTCTGCGCGGAATAGGCAAGATCCGACAGAGGATATGCCAGATTTCGCGTCGGGCGACGATGGCCCCGAGGACCATGCGCTGCTTAGCGAATCGTCCCGACGGGTTCAGGAGTTACTGAATTCACTCTCCCCAGAACAGCGAGAAATCCTCATCCTCCGCGTCATCGAAGGCGTATCAGCTCAAGAAGCCGCGGAGATTGTTGGAAGTACCGCAGGTGCTGTGCGGGTAGCGCAGCACCGGGCCTTGGCGAAGCTCAAGAAGGCGATGGGGAGAGTGGGTGACATCGATGGCTAG
- a CDS encoding WhiB family transcriptional regulator has translation MPQPHQLPGPVNDRWDWQRQGLCRGVDSSVFFHPDGERGRARLERERRAKALCRECPVLAQCREHALTVGEPYGIWGGMSESERMHVMKVSRSQRIA, from the coding sequence ATGCCGCAGCCCCACCAGCTCCCAGGGCCGGTCAATGACCGTTGGGATTGGCAACGGCAGGGCCTGTGCCGAGGGGTGGATTCCTCCGTCTTCTTCCATCCTGACGGTGAGCGCGGCCGAGCACGGCTCGAGCGTGAACGGCGCGCCAAAGCGCTCTGCCGCGAATGCCCAGTGCTCGCCCAATGCCGAGAGCATGCACTCACTGTTGGTGAGCCATATGGGATCTGGGGCGGCATGTCCGAATCAGAACGTATGCACGTGATGAAGGTCTCACGCTCGCAGCGCATCGCTTGA
- the groL gene encoding chaperonin GroEL (60 kDa chaperone family; promotes refolding of misfolded polypeptides especially under stressful conditions; forms two stacked rings of heptamers to form a barrel-shaped 14mer; ends can be capped by GroES; misfolded proteins enter the barrel where they are refolded when GroES binds) — MSKQIKFNENARRALERGVDALADAVKVTLGPRGRHVVLAKAFGGPVVTNDGVTIAKDIDLEDPFENLGAQLVKSVATKTNDVAGDGTTTATVLAQAIISAGIRNVAAGANPMSLGIGIGKAAEAIAEQLVATATPVEGESGIAQVATVSSRDEEIGAMVGQAMTKVGVDGVVTVEESSSLLTDLHVTEGVQFDKGFLSPYFITDLDAQEAVLEDVHILLYRDKISSLPDFLPLLEKIAGTSKPVLIIAEDVEGEPLSTLVVNAVRKTLKAVAVKAPFFGDRRKAFLEDLAVVTGGQVINSDVGLTLKDAGLELLGHARRVVVTKDSTTIVDGGGTDEAIADRANQLRREIDNADSDWDREKLEERLAKLAGAIAVIRVGAATETGLRERKHRVEDAVHAAKAAVEEGIVPGGGSALVQARSALAGELGLTGDAAVGVRVVHEALAEPLKWIARNAGLDGSVVASKVEELPVGHGFNAATLEYGDLVAQGVIDPVKVTRSAVINAASVARMVLTTESAIVDKPEAEESEAHGHGHSH, encoded by the coding sequence ATGTCGAAGCAGATAAAATTCAATGAAAATGCGCGTCGCGCGCTGGAGCGTGGTGTTGATGCGCTCGCTGACGCGGTAAAGGTGACCCTTGGGCCGCGTGGTCGTCACGTGGTTCTCGCCAAGGCGTTCGGTGGTCCGGTCGTCACCAACGACGGGGTCACGATTGCCAAGGACATCGACCTCGAAGATCCGTTTGAAAACCTCGGCGCTCAGCTCGTGAAGAGCGTCGCGACCAAAACCAACGATGTCGCGGGTGACGGGACGACCACAGCAACCGTTCTGGCGCAGGCGATCATCAGCGCCGGCATACGCAACGTGGCAGCAGGTGCCAATCCGATGTCGCTCGGTATCGGCATCGGTAAGGCGGCAGAAGCGATCGCGGAGCAGCTTGTAGCGACCGCGACTCCCGTCGAAGGTGAGTCGGGGATTGCCCAGGTGGCGACAGTTTCCTCGCGCGACGAGGAGATCGGCGCAATGGTCGGCCAGGCCATGACCAAGGTTGGCGTCGACGGTGTCGTCACGGTGGAAGAGTCGTCGTCGCTGCTGACTGACCTGCATGTCACGGAAGGTGTGCAGTTCGACAAGGGCTTCCTGTCGCCCTACTTCATCACGGACCTTGACGCGCAGGAAGCCGTCCTTGAGGACGTTCACATCTTGCTGTACCGGGACAAGATCAGCTCACTGCCTGACTTCCTGCCGCTTCTCGAGAAGATCGCGGGAACCAGCAAGCCAGTACTGATCATCGCGGAAGATGTGGAAGGCGAACCGCTCTCCACACTGGTCGTCAACGCGGTGCGTAAGACACTGAAGGCCGTTGCTGTGAAGGCGCCGTTCTTCGGGGATCGGCGCAAGGCGTTCCTGGAAGACCTTGCTGTGGTGACCGGCGGACAAGTAATCAATTCCGACGTTGGTCTGACACTCAAGGATGCTGGCCTCGAACTGCTGGGCCACGCGCGCCGTGTGGTGGTGACGAAGGATAGCACCACGATTGTTGACGGCGGCGGCACTGACGAAGCGATTGCCGACCGCGCGAACCAGTTGCGGCGCGAAATCGACAACGCCGACTCTGACTGGGACCGCGAGAAGCTCGAAGAGCGTCTCGCTAAGCTTGCTGGTGCGATCGCGGTGATCCGGGTCGGTGCGGCCACGGAAACTGGACTGCGTGAACGTAAGCACCGTGTTGAGGATGCTGTGCACGCCGCGAAGGCTGCGGTGGAAGAGGGCATCGTCCCAGGCGGTGGAAGCGCTCTTGTCCAGGCACGCTCTGCGCTCGCAGGCGAATTGGGTCTGACGGGCGACGCGGCAGTCGGCGTTCGTGTGGTACACGAAGCCCTCGCCGAGCCGCTCAAATGGATTGCCCGGAACGCCGGCCTCGACGGCTCTGTCGTGGCGTCCAAGGTAGAAGAGCTGCCTGTGGGTCACGGCTTCAATGCCGCGACGCTCGAATACGGCGATCTTGTCGCTCAGGGGGTAATCGACCCCGTAAAGGTGACTCGAAGTGCGGTGATCAATGCTGCGTCTGTTGCACGCATGGTGCTGACGACTGAGAGCGCCATCGTCGACAAGCCGGAGGCAGAGGAATCAGAGGCACACGGACACGGCCACAGCCACTAG
- the groES gene encoding co-chaperone GroES, giving the protein MASVNIKPLEDKILVQANEAETTTASGLVIPDTAKEKPQEGTVIAVGPGRWDESGAKRIPLDVKEGDVVIYSKYGGTEIKYSGEEYLILSARDVLAVVSK; this is encoded by the coding sequence GTGGCGAGCGTGAACATCAAGCCGCTCGAGGACAAGATCCTCGTTCAGGCTAACGAGGCCGAGACGACTACCGCCTCCGGTCTGGTTATTCCTGATACCGCTAAGGAAAAGCCGCAGGAGGGCACCGTTATTGCAGTCGGGCCCGGCCGCTGGGATGAGAGTGGCGCAAAGCGCATCCCGCTCGACGTCAAAGAGGGCGACGTCGTGATCTACAGCAAGTACGGCGGCACCGAAATCAAGTACTCCGGTGAGGAGTACCTGATCCTCTCGGCGCGTGACGTCCTCGCAGTCGTGTCGAAGTGA
- the tsaD gene encoding tRNA (adenosine(37)-N6)-threonylcarbamoyltransferase complex transferase subunit TsaD: protein MIVLGIESSCDETGVGIAELNSDGSVTLLADEVASSVDEHSRFGGVVPEIASRAHLEAIVPTMRRALDAAGISKPDVVAATIGPGLAGALLVGVAAAKAYAAAWGVPFYAINHLGGHVAVDALEHGPLPPCVALLVSGGHTSLLHVRSLGEPITELGATVDDAAGEAYDKIARLLGLGYPGGPVLDRLAQTGDRHAVTFPRGMTGPRDARHAFSFSGLKTAVARHVEQAERAGRPLSKPDVAASFQEAVADVLSLKAVRAALDTGVSTLVISGGVAANSRLRELAEERCEAAGLELRVPRPRLCTDNGAMIAALGAHLVHAGAEPSGLGAATDPALSVTVSQILG from the coding sequence GTGATTGTTCTCGGTATCGAAAGCTCGTGTGACGAGACGGGCGTCGGGATCGCTGAGCTGAACTCCGACGGTTCCGTCACGCTTCTGGCCGATGAGGTGGCATCGAGTGTCGATGAGCACTCACGGTTCGGGGGTGTGGTTCCTGAGATCGCTTCGCGTGCGCACCTCGAGGCGATCGTGCCGACGATGCGCAGAGCGCTTGATGCGGCTGGTATCTCGAAGCCCGACGTGGTGGCTGCAACAATCGGGCCGGGACTCGCTGGAGCCCTGCTGGTGGGTGTCGCGGCCGCGAAAGCCTACGCCGCTGCGTGGGGAGTGCCGTTCTATGCGATCAACCATCTTGGTGGCCACGTCGCCGTGGATGCTCTGGAGCATGGCCCACTGCCGCCGTGCGTCGCGCTACTCGTGTCGGGCGGCCACACGAGTTTGCTGCACGTTCGTTCGCTCGGAGAACCAATCACGGAACTCGGAGCCACGGTGGATGACGCAGCCGGGGAAGCGTACGACAAGATCGCGAGGCTGCTCGGGCTGGGCTATCCCGGTGGCCCTGTACTCGACCGGCTTGCTCAGACAGGCGATCGTCATGCGGTCACCTTTCCCCGGGGGATGACCGGTCCTCGAGACGCGCGGCACGCCTTCTCGTTCTCCGGCTTGAAGACTGCTGTCGCACGCCACGTTGAGCAAGCCGAGCGCGCTGGCAGACCGCTGAGCAAACCGGATGTCGCAGCGTCGTTCCAGGAAGCAGTCGCTGATGTCCTGTCCCTGAAAGCGGTGAGGGCCGCGCTGGACACCGGCGTGTCGACGCTCGTCATTAGCGGTGGCGTGGCCGCGAACTCGCGGCTGCGGGAACTGGCGGAAGAGCGCTGCGAGGCCGCGGGTCTCGAGCTTCGTGTGCCGCGGCCACGGCTGTGTACGGACAACGGCGCGATGATCGCGGCTCTTGGTGCGCATCTGGTTCATGCAGGTGCGGAGCCATCAGGGCTCGGTGCCGCGACAGATCCGGCGTTGTCGGTGACGGTGAGTCAGATTCTCGGTTAG
- the rimI gene encoding ribosomal protein S18-alanine N-acetyltransferase, which translates to MTTVLLRPLAMGDTKRCANLERQLFARDNPWPAWAFEQELRSPDHHYVAADCDGQLVGYAGIALLGPADDPENEIHTIGVDPKYQRRGIGRMLLDDLLAVADLHGGPVWLDVRTDNEAAQELYRGVGFDVVGLRKRYYQPSGADAYVMKREGP; encoded by the coding sequence ATGACGACGGTACTTCTGCGCCCGCTAGCAATGGGAGACACCAAGCGCTGCGCAAATCTGGAACGCCAGCTTTTCGCGCGCGACAATCCATGGCCGGCCTGGGCTTTCGAGCAGGAACTACGGAGCCCCGACCACCATTACGTCGCGGCGGATTGTGATGGACAGCTTGTCGGGTACGCGGGAATTGCGCTTCTGGGGCCCGCTGACGATCCTGAGAACGAGATCCACACGATCGGGGTGGACCCCAAGTATCAGCGCCGCGGCATCGGCCGGATGTTGCTCGATGACCTGCTTGCCGTTGCTGATTTGCACGGCGGGCCAGTGTGGCTCGATGTCCGGACTGACAACGAAGCCGCCCAGGAGCTCTATCGCGGTGTGGGCTTTGACGTGGTAGGTCTGCGAAAACGCTACTACCAGCCAAGCGGCGCCGACGCATATGTAATGAAGAGGGAGGGGCCGTGA
- the tsaB gene encoding tRNA (adenosine(37)-N6)-threonylcarbamoyltransferase complex dimerization subunit type 1 TsaB has protein sequence MLVVAVDTSTPAVTAGVVRLGRSEHSTELCPRVLAARVTVNARAHAEVLTPQILACLEEANVQRGEIDAIVTGTGPGPYTGLRVGMATAAAFGDALGVPVYGVCSLDAIAAQVGPGQELLVVTDARRREVYWARYRDGHRIEGPAVHRPAHVQAYPSHVIAGSRDHAALFSLPYIDVQSPAPEGLVAVAARDIDDRRVPDPLVPLYLRRPDATEPGAPRREPDPIPPPGFLTRGTA, from the coding sequence GTGCTGGTAGTTGCTGTTGATACGTCCACCCCTGCGGTGACTGCGGGTGTTGTCCGGCTTGGCCGTTCAGAACACTCGACGGAACTGTGTCCGCGTGTCCTGGCAGCGCGTGTGACAGTAAATGCGCGAGCACACGCTGAGGTGCTCACACCACAGATTCTGGCCTGCCTGGAGGAAGCGAACGTCCAGCGCGGCGAGATTGATGCGATTGTCACGGGAACGGGCCCCGGCCCGTATACGGGCCTGCGTGTCGGCATGGCCACTGCGGCCGCTTTTGGCGATGCACTGGGGGTGCCGGTGTACGGGGTGTGCAGTCTCGACGCGATAGCCGCACAGGTGGGTCCGGGCCAGGAGCTCCTGGTCGTGACAGACGCGCGGCGCCGCGAGGTCTACTGGGCCCGCTACCGGGATGGCCACCGGATTGAGGGGCCAGCGGTGCATCGTCCCGCCCACGTCCAGGCGTATCCCTCGCACGTCATTGCGGGTTCGAGAGATCACGCTGCACTGTTCAGCCTGCCATACATCGATGTCCAGAGCCCGGCACCCGAAGGTCTCGTCGCTGTCGCAGCGCGAGACATTGACGATCGCCGCGTGCCCGATCCGCTGGTGCCGCTGTATTTGCGGCGCCCCGACGCGACTGAACCGGGCGCACCGCGTCGTGAGCCAGATCCGATCCCGCCGCCAGGGTTCCTCACCAGAGGGACGGCATGA
- the tsaE gene encoding tRNA (adenosine(37)-N6)-threonylcarbamoyltransferase complex ATPase subunit type 1 TsaE, producing MNTHGRKGLSRVYSEQLLTVQDTEEFGQRLAADLTAGDVVVLSGPLGAGKTALARGIGAGLGVMGVVSSPTFIIAREHRAGQARRGGGPPVAMVHVDAYRLLGDSDRAHDGGRLALDELDALDLDTELDDAVVVVEWGEGLAERLADRHLLVRLERHTDDEVRVAHWQWVNHTK from the coding sequence TTGAACACGCACGGACGGAAAGGTCTCTCGCGGGTGTATTCAGAGCAGTTGCTGACCGTGCAGGACACGGAGGAGTTTGGTCAGCGTTTGGCGGCAGACCTCACCGCCGGTGATGTCGTCGTCCTGTCAGGGCCGCTCGGCGCCGGAAAGACCGCGTTGGCCCGTGGCATTGGTGCTGGTCTCGGCGTTATGGGTGTTGTAAGTTCGCCGACGTTCATCATCGCGCGAGAACACCGTGCGGGGCAGGCCCGGCGTGGTGGCGGGCCCCCGGTCGCGATGGTTCACGTCGATGCGTACCGGCTGCTCGGTGATTCAGACCGGGCTCACGATGGTGGGCGGCTGGCGCTCGATGAGCTTGATGCGCTCGATCTGGACACTGAACTCGACGATGCGGTGGTCGTCGTGGAATGGGGCGAAGGTCTCGCGGAGCGGCTTGCCGACCGGCATTTGCTCGTGCGTCTGGAGCGTCACACTGACGACGAGGTCCGCGTCGCCCATTGGCAGTGGGTCAATCACACGAAGTAA
- a CDS encoding alpha/beta fold hydrolase → MAEPVAQQQPELADEPEREEKPPRRRGRRRRGVGRGVGRLVRAAKLRRSAKRVGGEPDSRSGRTAFEHDFRLMQTDRASIVLTEDHLLLNVREVGPPDAPLTVVFAHGFCLHMGAWHFQRIDLERTFGDDIRMVFYDQRGHGQSGMPSAESSTIPQLGRDLAAVIEQKAPTGPLILVGHSMGGMTVLAFARQYPDVVRQRVIGVGLVATAASGLSAAGVARVLDTPAVKAARLAVKAAPAVVQQSRDVIRPILSPILKVTSYGDRRITPEVARFSEQMTNETNLFTMVNFLAALVEHDESLALPVLKPIPALVVCGDGDMVTPFRNSVAMAEALPHTELLRVPKAGHMVEMEQPQVVSEALERLIDRSLEHARTERSLAGVFRAVADRAGHGGVWSAFGGRPHRR, encoded by the coding sequence GTGGCGGAGCCGGTTGCACAGCAGCAACCCGAATTAGCTGATGAGCCCGAACGTGAGGAAAAGCCGCCAAGGCGGCGTGGCCGGCGCAGGCGCGGCGTCGGACGTGGCGTCGGACGGCTGGTGCGGGCGGCGAAGCTAAGACGATCAGCGAAGCGCGTCGGCGGTGAGCCGGATAGCCGTTCTGGCCGAACAGCTTTCGAACACGATTTCCGTCTTATGCAGACGGACCGGGCAAGCATCGTGCTGACCGAGGACCACCTGCTGCTGAACGTACGTGAAGTGGGGCCTCCGGATGCGCCGCTGACTGTGGTATTCGCGCATGGTTTCTGTCTGCATATGGGAGCCTGGCATTTTCAGCGCATCGACCTTGAGCGCACCTTCGGTGACGACATCAGAATGGTGTTCTACGACCAGCGAGGGCATGGCCAGTCGGGTATGCCGTCAGCCGAGTCGAGCACAATCCCGCAACTCGGGCGCGACCTGGCAGCGGTGATCGAGCAAAAGGCTCCAACCGGTCCCCTGATACTCGTCGGACACTCAATGGGTGGCATGACCGTCCTGGCATTTGCGCGGCAGTATCCCGACGTGGTTCGTCAGCGCGTCATCGGAGTGGGGCTCGTTGCGACCGCGGCAAGCGGGCTCTCGGCTGCGGGTGTCGCCCGCGTGCTCGACACGCCCGCTGTGAAGGCCGCGCGGCTGGCGGTTAAGGCAGCTCCGGCAGTGGTGCAGCAGAGCCGGGATGTGATCAGGCCCATTCTGTCCCCAATTTTGAAAGTCACCTCGTACGGTGATCGCAGAATCACACCTGAGGTCGCTCGCTTCTCGGAGCAGATGACCAACGAGACCAACCTTTTCACAATGGTCAACTTTCTCGCTGCGCTTGTCGAGCATGATGAATCTCTGGCGCTTCCGGTGCTGAAGCCGATCCCGGCGCTCGTCGTCTGTGGGGACGGCGACATGGTCACCCCGTTCCGGAACTCAGTCGCGATGGCAGAAGCATTGCCGCATACGGAACTGTTGCGCGTGCCTAAAGCCGGGCACATGGTGGAAATGGAGCAGCCACAGGTCGTTTCCGAAGCGCTCGAACGGTTGATTGATCGCTCACTTGAACACGCACGGACGGAAAGGTCTCTCGCGGGTGTATTCAGAGCAGTTGCTGACCGTGCAGGACACGGAGGAGTTTGGTCAGCGTTTGGCGGCAGACCTCACCGCCGGTGA
- the alr gene encoding alanine racemase, which yields MQSEAPARPQFEAAVDLRAIASNTEVLRDCAGPADVMVVVKADGYGHGAVPVARAALAAGAAQLGVATVDEAVHLRDAGIEAPLLCWLHTPDTDFAPVLSRNVDIGVSSPRHLDGVLRSVRLSGIQARVAVKVDSGLNRNGVSAFEWPVLRDALRKAVAEEAVVMTSFFSHLAHADEPDHPIIDQQAARFRETVADAEKHGLETGLLHLSNSAATMTRPDLRFDMVRPGIALYGLSPVPERGQMGLRPAMTARARVALIKRVAAGEGVSYGHVWIAPRDTTVALLPVGYADGVSRLLTGKFGVQINGHRYPAVGRVCMDQFVVDLGPGGGAEGAAAVKEGDTAVLFGPGDEGESLAQDWADALGTIHYEVVTGIKGRAVRTYMGG from the coding sequence ATGCAGAGCGAGGCGCCAGCCCGCCCACAGTTCGAAGCGGCGGTCGATCTCCGGGCTATCGCCTCGAACACTGAGGTACTGAGGGACTGTGCTGGTCCTGCGGATGTCATGGTTGTCGTCAAGGCAGATGGTTACGGCCATGGTGCGGTACCAGTTGCACGTGCGGCGCTCGCTGCAGGTGCAGCGCAACTCGGCGTCGCGACGGTAGATGAGGCGGTACACCTTCGCGATGCGGGTATTGAGGCGCCGCTGTTGTGCTGGCTGCACACGCCCGACACCGACTTCGCGCCTGTGCTTTCACGGAACGTCGACATTGGTGTGTCTTCGCCGCGCCACCTTGACGGCGTTCTCCGGTCGGTGCGGCTATCTGGAATACAGGCACGCGTTGCGGTGAAGGTTGATTCGGGGCTCAACCGCAACGGCGTCTCGGCTTTCGAGTGGCCCGTCCTGCGAGATGCCCTTCGGAAAGCCGTTGCGGAAGAAGCGGTCGTGATGACCTCATTTTTCTCCCACCTCGCCCACGCAGATGAGCCCGACCATCCCATTATCGATCAGCAAGCTGCGAGGTTTCGGGAGACTGTCGCCGACGCCGAGAAGCACGGACTTGAGACTGGGCTCCTGCATCTCTCTAACTCTGCAGCGACGATGACCCGGCCGGACTTGCGCTTCGATATGGTGCGGCCGGGGATCGCACTCTATGGGCTTTCTCCCGTCCCAGAGCGCGGACAGATGGGTTTGAGGCCGGCCATGACGGCCAGGGCACGAGTAGCTCTGATCAAGCGGGTCGCGGCCGGCGAGGGTGTGTCGTACGGGCACGTGTGGATTGCGCCGCGAGACACGACAGTTGCGCTCCTTCCGGTCGGTTATGCCGATGGAGTGTCCCGCTTGCTCACCGGCAAGTTCGGGGTGCAGATCAACGGTCACCGCTACCCGGCTGTGGGTCGCGTCTGTATGGATCAGTTCGTAGTAGACCTGGGACCGGGGGGTGGCGCTGAGGGTGCTGCGGCTGTGAAAGAGGGCGATACGGCAGTGTTGTTCGGTCCAGGAGACGAGGGCGAATCGCTGGCTCAGGACTGGGCGGATGCGCTCGGCACCATTCACTACGAGGTCGTAACCGGTATAAAGGGGCGCGCAGTGCGTACCTATATGGGGGGTTAG